A window of the Arachis duranensis cultivar V14167 chromosome 5, aradu.V14167.gnm2.J7QH, whole genome shotgun sequence genome harbors these coding sequences:
- the LOC107489036 gene encoding FT-interacting protein 3-like: MFLNPVLSSDDELWRKDKTNSNKSVEQLQYLYVRVVKARDMGLFGEVKLVAEVKLGNYSETTKPTPQIMRYAEWNKVFAFSRECIVSSTVQIIVKETNEEEEDKIIEEEEDAITEEEEDQEIIEEDHEEKILEEEEEESYMGRISFSLSDIRVRAAADEEMAPKWYGMEDKNGDKGKRNGKIMVSIWFGTQEDEAFEEAWNSKTAENVPSDKLSLIKSKIYDSPKLWYLRVSVIEAEHIMPAHKGADKVRFPQFYAKVQVGSQNWKTVVATSSATRSFSSPYWNEEFLFVVEEEGFLNNSLLVSVEDLLEPWTSEVVCKVEVPIDTIEKRVDERVVASQWFSLESLFGKEGTRYVPRVHLRLSLDGGYHVFDEMTTYSSDFRPSDTTLWKPQIGVLEIRILRASCLMRKTTKDGRTLATNAYCVAKYGQKWCRTRTVIDSLSPEWNEQYNWEVYDLSTVVTVAVFDNYRFFGKNTKHAGIADKSFGKITIGVSTLENDRLYTQSYPLLIVVPSGVKNMGEIYLSIKLSCSNVTNMLLRYAMPLLPKMHYVHLLTETQVYHLKLEAIRLLELRLRKEEPPLGWEVVSYMLQDSEKWSLRRSKGNFFRAVHAMDRVIATGKFLKAIQEWEKPLYSVTFLIIFIALVLFPEFIIPAIIFIVAFMGLRGYYYLRPQHYPPSGIDKLGADQMNPDELYEEFDPFPTICPDNVIRMRYDRLRTIAARVQTLMGDTAVQLERFHALISWTDPRATFLFLVLCLLAAVISYLVPLRFLIALFGMYSLRPPWFRSKLRSSIINFFTRLPTAEGCSERNPVAWGELLVLIVCLQCGSENVKLV, from the coding sequence ATGTTCTTAAACCCTGTGTTATCCAGTGATGATGAGTTGTGGAGGAAGGATAAAACCAATTCAAACAAGTCGGTGGAGCAATTGCAGTATCTTTACGTAAGAGTTGTGAAAGCACGAGACATGGGACTCTTTGGAGAGGTTAAGTTAGTTGCTGAAGTGAAACTTGGCAACTACAGTGAAACCACAAAGCCCACTCCCCAGATCATGAGATATGCCGAATGGAATAAGGTCTTTGCATTCTCCAGAGAATGCATAGTGTCATCAACAGTGCAAATCATTGTCAAAGAAaccaatgaagaagaagaagacaaaatcattgaagaagaagaagacgcaatcactgaagaagaagaagatcaagaaaTCATTGAAGAAGACCATGAAGAAAAAATccttgaagaagaggaagaggaaagcTACATGGGTCgaatttcttttagtttgagTGATATTCGTGTTAGAGCAGCAGCAGATGAAGAGATGGCTCCAAAGTGGTACGGAATGGAGGACAAGAACGGTGATAAGGGTAAAAGAAATGGGAAGATAATGGTATCAATATGGTTTGGAACACAGGAAGATGAGGCATTTGAAGAGGCATGGAATTCCAAAACAGCGGAAAATGTTCCTTCTGATAAGCTTAGCCTAATAAAATCCAAGATTTATGATTCCCCAAAGCTATGGTATCTAAGAGTTTCAGTTATTGAAGCAGAACACATCATGCCAGCGCATAAAGGTGCAGATAAAGTGAGGTTCCCTCAGTTTTATGCCAAAGTCCAAGTGGGAAGCCAAAACTGGAAAACTGTTGTTGCAACTTCCAGTGCTACTCGAAGCTTCTCGAGTCCTTACTGGAACGAGGAGTTCTTGTTCGTGGTTGAAGAAGAGggttttctaaataattcattgTTGGTTTCCGTTGAAGATCTACTTGAGCCATGGACAAGTGAGGTGGTGTGCAAGGTGGAAGTTCCAATTGATACCATAGAAAAGCGAGTTGACGAAAGGGTTGTTGCTTCGCAATGGTTTAGCCTTGAAAGCCTCTTTGGGAAAGAAGGTACAAGGTATGTTCCTCGTGTGCACCTACGACTTTCACTTGATGGAGGgtaccatgtgtttgatgaaatgacaACGTATAGCAGTGATTTTCGGCCCAGTGACACAACTCTCTGGAAGCCCCAAATTGGTGTGCTTGAGATCCGAATCTTGAGAGCCAGTTGTCTTATGAGAAAAACCACGAAAGATGGTAGAACACTTGCAACTAATGCCTATTGTGTTGCAAAGTATGGGCAAAAATGGTGTCGGACTCGTACTGTGATTGACAGCTTATCACCTGAGTGGAATGAGCAATACAATTGGGAGGTTTATGATCTTAGCACTGTAGTGACTGTTGCAGTTTTTGACAACTATAGGTTCTTTGGTAAGAACACCAAACATGCTGGAATTGCCGACAAATCTTTTGGTAAAATAACAATCGGTGTGTCTACCCTAGAAAATGATAGGCTTTACACTCAATCTTATCCTCTGCTGATCGTGGTTCCATCTGGAGTAAAAAATATGGGAGAGATTTATTTGAGTATCAAGCTTTCATGTTCCAATGTAACTAACATGCTGCTTAGGTACGCAATGCCATTGCTGCCCAAGATGCATTATGTGCATCTCTTGACGGAAACGCAAGTATATCACTTAAAGTTAGAGGCCATTAGATTGTTGGAATTAAGGCTGAGGAAAGAAGAGCCACCATTGGGCTGGGAGGTAGTGTCGTACATGCTCCAAGATAGTGAAAAATGGAGCTTGAGGAGAAGCAAAGGTAACTTTTTTAGGGCGGTGCACGCAATGGACAGAGTTATTGCCACGGGAAAGTTTCTCAAAGCAATCCAAGAATGGGAGAAACCATTATATTCAGTAACGTTCTTGATTATCTTCATTGCTCTAGTATTATTTCCGGAGTTTATCATTCCAGCCATTATTTTCATCGTAGCATTTATGGGGCTTAGaggttattattatttacgACCGCAACACTATCCTCCCTCGGGTATCGACAAGTTGGGTGCTGACCAAATGAACCCTGATGAGCTTTACGAGGAGTTCGATCCGTTCCCCACGATTTGTCCTGATAATGTTATTAGGATGAGGTATGATAGGCTGAGAACGATAGCAGCAAGGGTTCAAACTTTGATGGGGGATACAGCAGTACAACTTGAGCGATTCCATGCACTGATAAGTTGGACTGATCCAAGAGCtactttcttgttcttggtGTTGTGCTTGCTCGCTGCTGTTATTTCCTATCTTGTACCCCTTCGGTTTTTAATTGCTTTATTCGGAATGTACTCACTGAGACCACCATGGTTTAGAAGCAAATTGCGCTCGTCAATCATCAACTTCTTCACAAGATTGCCAACTGCTGAAGGGTGTTCTGAACGTAATCCTGTCGCATGGGGCGAATTATTAGTACTTATTGTTTGTCTTCAGTGTGGTTCTGAAAATGTCAAACTGGTCTAA